The DNA window AGTAGCAACTATAAAACCCATAGTAGTGCTCATAGTGTCTCCTTTATAGATTTTTGTATCACAATTTAGGGAATTTTCCCATTCTTCCAAAGGAAGTCCTTCAGAAGTTaacattatattattttttttcacagaTACTCTCCCCACTATTGATTTATCTATAAAACCTTCTGGTCTTTCTTCTTCAACCATCCATTCCTCATAATCTTCGACTTATTCTTCACACAAGTCTTCCTtttctttctcattttttttcattCACAGTTTCTACTATTTCATCGTTAGTCTCTTCCTTTGCCTCCACTGCAAGATTACTTCTTTGCTGCTAACTCATCAACTGTACTACTTCTAGTTGCCATGAAAACCAAACCTTCAAAACCAAAACAAAGACCTAAGATACCAGAAAACTAATGGTCACAATGGACGTGTGAAAGACTCTCATAGGGTTACTTAAGTCCTCACGACAACTAAACTTTTTTTTCTCTGAACCAATAGAATAACTCCAATCTATATAATGTAAAAgtaaaagatctttttattattattttaaaattatatatattatttttttttttgaaatcaaaATCACATTACAGCTTACAAAGGATTAAGCATGTCTCGTTCAATAGCAAGACTTGCACAAGGAGGAGTAACCCCAATCCACATAGCACTAGCCTTGttcaacaaaacataattggctaaagtatattttaaaattatatattaaaaaataagagtACACATTTATACTTGAAACCCACCCAGTCCAAAAACCGACAAATAGgttttaattttctaataatacTTAAAACCTACCCATTAAAGTCTACAAATCATAAATTTAGTTGGAAGACTTTAATTTATAATGATTAAATAAACAGATATATAAGTGAACATAATACATACTCAAACAGAATAAATTTGATCCAACAGTTAGTTAAAGTGACATAATACATACAAGATACAAcccaagagaagagaacaaaattTGTTCCTTATGTATGTTATGTAATTATATCTTAGTTTGAAAGTGAAACTAAAAGGAAGTGGCACGTGGCTCATCATAGACCTATCATGTGACCTTtctcttttcctttttattcattCATTTGTATTTTGCAAGTGGGTCCCTACTCTTTCTGTTTTATTTCTTTTCTACCCTTAAAGATTCACTTCTTACTCACTTAGTCACTTTCTCTGACTCGGTCACTCTCCCATTTTAAAGTCcttttcttcatcttcttcttaatCTGCTTGTCTGTAACTAGTGGTACTTtgtagagaagagagagaaagagcctCAAAGGCACTCACTTTATTGGAAAATCCACCCTTAACACACTCACTCACTACTCATCACTGTGTGACTCAAACCATTTTTCAATTACTGGTCTCCTCACTCAGTCAACTGTATTAGCCACCCCACCACTCAAGTTTTGTTCTTTTCTGCTTTGATGTTGAAATAGCTCTAAAACAATGGGTTTTGTgtagagacagagagagagaaagcGAGCGAGATATAGAGTTAGAGACAGAGAGAGTGTGAAGAAAGTGAATCTCTTTCATATGGGTTGTTTTCAGTCTAAGACTACTCACCTCCATTCCCCTGATAACCCCACTGCTCAGCCCGACCCAGGTATTTTATTTTCTGATTCTTAGTATTCTTATTTGGGTTTTTGAGATTGATTGTTAAATGGGTATTTtgttttttgggttttgaagcTGATGAGAATCAAGTTGAGGAAGAGGATCGAACTCCGGTGTTTAAAGAGTATGGTCTTAGCGAGCTTCGAAAGGCTACAAATGGGTTTAGTACTAACTATATTGTCTCTGAGAGTGGTGAGAAAGCTCCCAATGTGGTTTATAGAGGGAAGCTTCAGAATAATCGATTGGTAGCTGTTAAACGCTTCTCCAAGCAATCGTGGCCTGATGCTCAACAATTCGTGGTAAGAGAAGAGACTacactttctttttcttcttctgattGGTTGCTGAGAAAGTGAaagagaaaggaaaagaaaagttgttgccttttttttttttttttgtggaaaGAAGTGTAATTGGGTCGTTTGAGTTTTATACATTGTTCTCTTTTTTGTGTTTTTAGTATTAGGCGATGCATTAGATATGAACTAGaagaggaagaaaaaaaatctggGCTCTTCTGGTTTTGAACTCAAATGGGACATTTCATATAGATTTAAGCTATtaatttttcctattttgtttTCCTGGTAAACAAGCATGGGGCCTTCTTGCATTTTGCTTAAAAGGGTACTGAGTTTGATTAATCAGGCTGAGGCAGCAGGAGTTGGGAAGGTGAGGCATACGAGATTAGTGAATTTGATTGGTTGCTGTGCTGAAGGGGATGAACGACTCTTGGTAGCTGAGTATATGCCCAATGATACTTTGTCCAAGCATCTCTTCCATTGTATGtctcaatctcaatctcaatctcaaCTCAATCACTTCTTTTGTTTTTAGTTCCTTTTGTTTGGTGAAATAAATGCACCCCAAAAGTTTGTCTTTTCAGTTTTCACTTTTctgtctttttctttttctttgtgaaGGCCTAACACTTCTcaagtatatttttatttaggaCTTTTACTGTTGATAAATGTGCCCTTTTAAGATAAAGGTTGGCTCACATGAGTGTAGTTTAATGCATTGTTTGGATAACAGTATCGACTAAGTGCATAAATGCGGCTGTAAATTCTTCCATTGCTATTTATTTTGAGtcctttttttttcaactttgtatttattatttaactgCATCTCTGTCCAGAATTTAGTTTTCTTGTTTTCATACTGATATTTGTAGCATCGTTTGTTGTAGGGGAAAAACAGCCACTGCCATGGGAAATGAGAGTTAGAGTTGCTTACTATATTGCTCAGGCCCTTGACCATTGCAATGCAGAAAACTGGAAGATTTATCATGATTTAAATGCCTATAGAGTACTCTTTGATGAGGTATGTTGTAAATGTTGTCATTAAATTTTCTGTTAGTACAGTTGCCTAATTATGCTGCTTCCTTTTATTTTGCTTTTTTGAATCCAAAGACATTTATAACCGTTCAGACGTGTCAGCTTTCATGAAAAAGCTTATTCTTTTGCTTTCATTGCttaaatttatcacttattccTGGTGCAGTTATTGTTATTTATGCCTGTTTTATTATACTTGACTTGCTCCTTCAGCAAGAGGTATTCATTCTCAGTGTGGTCCAATCAGTTGTACCACATGTTTGTGCTTTCTTTATAGCATTATAAAGTATAAGCTACAAGGTCATTTTCTTTGTGGTCCTACATAGATCCAGAGAAGCAtttatgcatatgtagttttttaacttaaaacatGCCTGAGCTTCTTACAACCACTGGTTCATCTAGTAAATAAAATAGTCAACATTTTTTTTGCCATTGACCAAACACTTATATTTCGAGCAAGCTTTTCGCATTCAGTTGTGTGCATAATGTTAGATCCATGTTGTTTCGAGTCTTCTCTACATTTCAATTATGGGGTAGGAATATACTGTTCTTTAGAGTCTTTTCTTCTCTCACATTACATGAGGCTGTCGTTGCCTTGTTCACAGGTCATGAGTGATTCGAGTTTGAGCTTCTAATGTCTTAATCTCTCACATTTCTTAATCTAGTCATCTGCATTTATTGCAAATAAAATTGGGTACATGGCAAATTTATGGCCTGAAGCTCAAAACAGGTTGTAAGCTCTTATTGTGATTTTGGATTACACATAAGTTGTGAACATTTTACAGGATGGCGACCCTCGTTTGTCTAGTTTTGGCCTAATGAAAAACAGTCGAGATGGTAAAAGCTACAGTACTAACTTAGCTTATACTCCACCTGAATTTCTACGCACAGGTAAGTTTTCTCAAAATTATTACAATGGTCAAATTTCACATATTTAAGGCTGCAAAACTGGTAAAATAAGTATTCTGCATGTCGCTATTTCGCTTCAcgtgaaaatataatttggtCTTATTTCTTCATGCTAATCTTTGATAACTGTTCTGATCAATGGAAACATGAAAGTTCATACTCATATTTATGAAATTGATCATAGTCAAATATATGCAGGCAGGGTCATCCCAGAGAGTGTCATCTACAGTTATGGAACCGTTCTATTGGACCTTTTAAGTGGGAAACATATTCCTCCAAGCCATGTATGTTGCCTTTTGTTTTCTTCATGTCGCATTTTTTCACTTCCTGGACTAATTTCTATTAAACAGATTTTGTGATTGATATGACATTCTATTTCATTTATTGACATGATGAAAATAAATGTTGTAAATGCAGGCGTTGGACTTAATAAGGGGGAAAAGTGTACTGTGTTTAATAGATTCATCATTGGAAGGGCAGTATGAGAATGATGATGCGACTAAATTGGTTGAGCTTGCTTCAAAATGTCTTCAGTCCGAGGCTAGGGACAGACCTGATACTAAGTTTCTTCTCACATCAGTGGCACCACTTCAAAAGCAGAAAGAGGTGAAATTTTATGTTTTCTAATAGTCCACTAATTTGTTCTATGAGGACTTGTTTCACACCGCATCCTGTAatgttattaattataattattcctTTGTGAAGGTGGCTTCTCATGTTTTAATGGGCTTACCTAAAAATATGATCTTGCTTCCGACTATGTTATCACCCCTTGGGAAGGCTTGTGCAAGGATGGATCTTACTGCCATTCATGATATTTTGCTTAAAACAGGCTATAAAGATGAAGAGGGAGCCGAAAATGAGGTATCCTAGGCCGTATTTTCTTTGCATTCTTCCCCTTTGTGGTTTCTCTACAACTCAAACATAGTTTATTAAGTTGTCGAAAAATAGTGAATGAGTAGAGTTAACAAGTGTGCCGGGATAAACTTAGCTATTGAATATGCACTCAAGTCAATTAAGGGGTGCTAAATTTGTGAAATAAAGAACCGAAAGAGAGGTTAATGTGGAATGGATTGGCTGCTCTAGTGGTCTTGTGTTCGTCCATGACAAAGCTGATTATAACAAAGATTCTTGTATGAATGTAACTCAAAATACAATAGAGTTTGATTTTGGATTGTTTTGCTTACGAAACTCAGGTCATTTACTTTTTCATACTGCCCTGATCAATTTTGCTTTGTGTTTTGCTCATATGATGCTTAACATGCACAGCTTTCATTCCAAGAATGGACACAACAAGTGCAAGATATGCTTAACACCAAGAGGTTTGGGGATATTGCATTCAGGGATAAGGATTTCAAGAGTGCAATCGAGTATTATTCAAAGGTGCTTCTTTCTCCTTTTAGACTTATATGTTTCTACAATGATAATGGTCTTATGAGTGGTGAGAATCAGATATTAGGCGAATCAGATAGTTTAAAAATTGTTCGATTTGCACGAGTTTGTtggatattttctttcttgtaATGCTAAAACTTGCATCTCAAACTTGTTGGAGAAACAGTTAGTAGCTATGATGGCTGCACCTTCAGCTACTGTCTTTGCAAGAAGAGCTTTCTCGTACCTGATGAATGATCAAGCAGAGCTTGCCTTGAGAGACGCCATGCAAGCCCAAGTGTGCATACCAGAGTGGCCAACTGCATTCTACTTGCAGGCCCTGGCACTATCGAAACTTGGAATGGAGACTGATGCTCAGGACATGCTCAACGACGGAGCAAACTTTGAAACAAAGAGGCAGAACAGCTGGCGCAGTTAAACTCATGTCTTGTGAATCAATAGTAGGGGGTGTTCGAAATTTCTTCGATTGTGGAAAGGTACTCATTCAAATTAAAAACCAAGCTAAATCCGATTAATTTTTCTAGTAAGTTGGTTGGTTTGGAATTAGCGGTTTTGAATTGTGACACTGAAACCCATAAGGcaaaattgacaaaaatatcatACACATGTTTTCGTTTTCGTTTCGTTATACTTATGTTTTTTGACTTTGGGGAGTGGAGATTCGAACTTTCCCTTTACTTATGTTGCTATGTGATAATGATTTAGAAACTCATTTATAGTTTTTGCTGTATTCTAACTTGTTATTTGTTTTGCTTTTAGTCTAGAGTACAACTTTTCTAGTATGAATTATTGATGTATATTTTATACTTGGAATTAGGTTTTGTTGCTGCATCATTGAGTTAAGTGGATAGGCATAGAGGCTGTTTTGGTTTTGGAGATGAGATCAACATCAATCAAtgtattttacaagtttaatattGGATAAATATCATTGTTCCTTGTATTTTGCATAATTTATCATTTGGATTCTCTGTTTTTATAAATGATAAattagattttgtatttttaaaaatagtaaattaaatttgaaactaatttttattaCGAATAAATGTGAAAAATGTAACTAGTTTGATCACAATGCTTCTAATCAAGTTATTATTATGTTCTAATTTGACAAGATTTGAGTagaggtttttttaaaaaaaaattgaaaaatataaaatttgaattattatttaacaaaatagagagttgaattgataatttttatagaacaaaaggttaaaaatgatatttactctTCAATATTTGGAAGTCGTTAAAATTGCCTTCCTACATTGGAAAAATACGAAGAAAAAGTcgattttataaattaataccaAGATGGTGTTAGGTTGAAACTTAAAAGTAATGAAATGAAattgaatgaaaataaaataatatttatttcctTGAATAAATAATCCATGTTCATAggattgttttttattttttattttttatttttatttttttaattttgtaaatatgcTTTAAATTTAATGATAATTTAAATGGAAGaatgaaatatttatttataaatttattatcaaaaatacatttattaaaattgttgaaaatatataattttgagttatCATATATAGTTGTTGGTGCGAGTGCAACTCTCGTGTTTAGTTGCCACCATTGAGTTTGGAACCCTGTACTGCCAGTGATAAGTCGGAGGAAAGTGAGGATGACGTCAAGTCATCATGCCCCTTATGCCTTGGGCGACACACGTGCTACAATGGTCGGGACAAAGGGTCGCGATCCCGCGAGAGTGCAAtacgttttacatttatcaactcgcaTGCGTACATATTCTTATTATAGTGTAAAGATTGTGAAGAACAAGGTCGAACTCATAAGAATTTTGTGAGATCGAAGAAAGTACATTTTTAATCTAAATTATTAAAACTCTAATCTAAATCCGAAAATAGTGAGATTTTTGGTAACAAAATAAAGTAAAGTGTTTAACAGTAAAACTAACAGTTTCAGATATTTTCAATGATATTTGAGAGAATTATTAAGATTTCAGAATCCACTTAACTGTATATATAAATTAggctaattattaattttttcccctgaactttgacatgtattaaatcgtGCCCCccgaacttttttggccgttaaaaattccccccgaactattgatattattaaaatttaaggacttttgtctaatttcattcaattttactgtttcagtgattgtttatgtactgaacaatgctccccagactttgatatctaccaaattatgccctcaaactttgagatgtactaaatcatgccccttgaactttcatccatgttagaatttttttactaaaattagacaaaagtccttaaatctaataatctcaatagttcagggggaatttttaacgaccaaaaaagttcaggggatataatttagtacatgtcaaagttcggggaggGAGGGGGGGGGGGAGAATTACTAATAAGcatataaatttttatgtttatattgattctcataatttaattaacaatcaatctaattattctataataaaaatagatttttctttactttaaaatcataacttttaAGCATTAAATGTTAAACAATTTAATGCTAATACATAAAATCaatgaatattatatttaataaaatgtaGAACCAATCATTAATAATTTCGAACTATAAAAAATACgtgatattaaaaataaaaaaaaaaattatttaaagaagcaaaaatcataagcatatattgttttgagaatcaaaataaaaataaatacttaattaaatatattaggtTTCATCGTCCACCTTAATAATAAGGAAACTTagaaacccataagaaaattaattaaaaaaaacggTAAACTAACACTGAGCGCTTTGAGTGTTTTCTTTAGATTTTTCTGTCTGAAACTgtattgaattttgaaaaaccTAAGTTTCTATTTATAAGAAGGTGAAAGGACTAATGCACAATTAaaacttattacaaattgcaTCGGGTAAAACTATAATTATCCAATAGTTAAAACTTGGGTGCCACGTGTC is part of the Cannabis sativa cultivar Pink pepper isolate KNU-18-1 chromosome 5, ASM2916894v1, whole genome shotgun sequence genome and encodes:
- the LOC115715972 gene encoding serine/threonine-protein kinase BSK2, with protein sequence MGCFQSKTTHLHSPDNPTAQPDPADENQVEEEDRTPVFKEYGLSELRKATNGFSTNYIVSESGEKAPNVVYRGKLQNNRLVAVKRFSKQSWPDAQQFVAEAAGVGKVRHTRLVNLIGCCAEGDERLLVAEYMPNDTLSKHLFHWEKQPLPWEMRVRVAYYIAQALDHCNAENWKIYHDLNAYRVLFDEDGDPRLSSFGLMKNSRDGKSYSTNLAYTPPEFLRTGRVIPESVIYSYGTVLLDLLSGKHIPPSHALDLIRGKSVLCLIDSSLEGQYENDDATKLVELASKCLQSEARDRPDTKFLLTSVAPLQKQKEVASHVLMGLPKNMILLPTMLSPLGKACARMDLTAIHDILLKTGYKDEEGAENELSFQEWTQQVQDMLNTKRFGDIAFRDKDFKSAIEYYSKLVAMMAAPSATVFARRAFSYLMNDQAELALRDAMQAQVCIPEWPTAFYLQALALSKLGMETDAQDMLNDGANFETKRQNSWRS